From the Mesotoga infera genome, one window contains:
- a CDS encoding FAD-containing oxidoreductase: LLLATGRLPNTPDLNLEKSGVQVDDWGFIKVNNKLETTSEGVYAIGDVKGGPAFTHISYDDFRVLKQNLLNGGSSTIEERFVPYVVFIDPQLGRIGLSEKEASSQGRDFRVAKLPFDRVARAIETDETRGMMKALVDSKTDQIIGAAILGVEGGEIMSAVQIAMMGGLPYTSLRDGVFAHPTLVESLNNLFMTLDG; encoded by the coding sequence CTGCTGCTCGCGACCGGCAGGTTACCCAATACTCCCGACCTGAATCTGGAAAAGAGCGGGGTTCAGGTTGACGATTGGGGATTCATAAAGGTAAACAACAAACTGGAGACCACGTCGGAGGGAGTCTACGCGATAGGCGATGTTAAAGGTGGACCGGCCTTCACACATATTTCTTACGACGACTTCAGAGTATTGAAGCAGAACCTCTTGAACGGAGGAAGCTCGACGATTGAAGAGAGGTTTGTCCCGTATGTCGTATTCATAGATCCCCAGCTTGGAAGAATCGGTCTCTCCGAGAAAGAAGCATCGAGTCAGGGACGTGACTTTCGTGTGGCAAAGCTGCCTTTTGATAGAGTGGCGCGGGCAATCGAAACGGATGAGACCAGGGGAATGATGAAGGCTCTTGTCGATTCGAAAACAGATCAGATAATTGGAGCCGCAATTCTGGGAGTGGAGGGCGGCGAGATTATGTCTGCAGTTCAGATAGCAATGATGGGCGGTCTTCCTTACACCTCGTTGAGAGACGGCGTCTTCGCTCACCCGACGCTCGTGGAATCGCTGAACAATCTCTTCATGACGCTGGATGGCTGA
- a CDS encoding ABC transporter substrate-binding protein, with the protein MKRIMLIALLLITVIGLALKGPITVASKIDTEGALLGQMIVIILEKNGFEVNDKTEFGTTSVIRKAIIAGEIDIYPEYTGNGGFFFDNTDPMVWKNAKSGYETVKTLDLERNGLVWLTPAPANNTWALAIRKDLSDSEGIKTLEDLATYVNGGGFIKLAASEEFLTRPDAMPAFQEAYGFELSNDQLLAFSGGNTAQTIRAAAQNIDGVNLAMAYGTDGALSALRLVVLEDTKGVQPVYEPAPIVRKEVYEMYPEIEGLLKPVFESLDLESLQSLNASIAIEGLDAGYVAEQFLRSKSLID; encoded by the coding sequence GTGAAGAGAATAATGCTAATAGCGCTATTATTGATAACTGTGATTGGTTTGGCACTGAAGGGGCCGATTACGGTGGCATCGAAGATTGATACAGAAGGAGCTCTGCTCGGTCAGATGATTGTCATCATCCTGGAAAAGAACGGTTTCGAGGTAAATGACAAGACAGAATTCGGCACGACGAGTGTCATCAGAAAGGCGATCATCGCTGGTGAGATCGATATCTACCCCGAGTACACCGGAAACGGAGGCTTCTTCTTTGACAACACAGATCCCATGGTATGGAAGAACGCGAAGTCGGGATACGAGACTGTGAAGACCCTGGATCTGGAAAGGAACGGTCTCGTCTGGCTTACTCCAGCTCCTGCGAACAATACCTGGGCTCTGGCGATCAGAAAGGATCTTTCCGACAGTGAGGGAATCAAGACCCTCGAAGACCTTGCGACATACGTGAACGGCGGGGGATTCATCAAGCTGGCCGCTTCCGAAGAGTTCCTGACGAGGCCCGATGCGATGCCCGCCTTCCAGGAGGCATATGGTTTTGAGCTTTCCAACGATCAGCTTCTCGCCTTCTCCGGTGGAAACACCGCTCAGACGATCAGGGCTGCCGCTCAGAATATAGACGGAGTCAATCTCGCTATGGCATACGGTACGGACGGGGCGCTCTCGGCCCTCAGACTTGTCGTTCTTGAGGACACCAAAGGCGTACAGCCCGTCTACGAACCCGCTCCCATAGTGAGAAAAGAGGTCTACGAAATGTATCCCGAGATCGAAGGACTCCTGAAACCCGTCTTCGAATCACTGGACCTGGAGAGTTTGCAGTCTCTCAACGCTTCGATAGCTATCGAAGGTCTGGATGCGGGTTATGTTGCTGAGCAGTTCCTGAGATCGAAGTCCTTGATTGATTAG
- a CDS encoding ABC transporter permease produces the protein MKFIGRRRDVMAILGMAIMLFSLVIPGFLSVKETRISEALPVSLGSFSIVGLLSLAAASVAIFFLSYSKYAFLMGIVAGLVPLFGFFLAGSHALSIASATGPFARVSPSTGLWLLLLAGYIVVFAARRRLKDKKVLSAFLVLIPIASFLIMLVSGHLKELAIMKEYANRSDRFLEETVRHLMIAGGAVVSGVIIGVPLGIVANRSPKIEKPVFGVVNFIQTIPSIALFGLLIAPLSYLSRSLPFLREIGITGVGWAPAMIALILYSLLPIVRNTYSSLKVIPVDTVEAARAMGMSRFQVLGKVEIPISLPVVLAGVRTAAVQAVGNTTMAALIGAGGLGVFVFQGLGQAAMDLVLLGALPIVALALIVDSLMQLLIAILTPRGLVSEGADD, from the coding sequence ATGAAGTTTATTGGCAGACGAAGAGATGTGATGGCCATTCTGGGAATGGCCATCATGTTGTTTTCGCTCGTAATTCCGGGCTTTCTTTCGGTTAAGGAGACAAGGATTTCCGAAGCCCTGCCGGTAAGCCTGGGAAGCTTCTCGATAGTCGGGCTGTTATCTCTTGCAGCCGCCTCGGTTGCCATCTTCTTTCTTTCTTACAGTAAATACGCTTTTCTTATGGGCATTGTTGCAGGACTTGTACCTCTTTTCGGTTTTTTTCTTGCCGGGAGCCACGCACTCTCCATCGCCTCGGCAACAGGTCCGTTCGCCAGAGTTTCACCCTCTACAGGGCTGTGGCTTCTGCTTCTGGCAGGCTACATAGTCGTATTCGCTGCCAGAAGAAGGCTAAAAGATAAGAAGGTACTCTCCGCGTTTCTTGTATTGATTCCTATTGCCTCCTTTCTCATAATGCTTGTCTCAGGTCATCTCAAGGAGCTTGCGATCATGAAGGAGTACGCAAACAGGAGCGACAGGTTTCTCGAGGAGACGGTGAGGCATCTTATGATAGCCGGTGGAGCCGTAGTCTCCGGAGTGATAATCGGAGTGCCTCTTGGAATAGTGGCTAACAGGTCTCCCAAGATAGAGAAGCCGGTTTTCGGGGTGGTGAATTTCATTCAGACGATTCCCAGTATAGCTCTCTTTGGGCTGCTGATCGCTCCCCTTTCCTATCTTTCTCGCAGTCTGCCTTTTCTGAGGGAGATAGGAATAACCGGCGTGGGTTGGGCTCCAGCGATGATAGCTTTGATTCTTTATTCGTTGCTCCCGATAGTCAGGAATACTTATTCGAGTCTGAAGGTGATTCCGGTCGATACGGTTGAGGCTGCAAGGGCCATGGGAATGAGCAGATTTCAGGTTCTAGGGAAGGTCGAGATTCCGATCTCGCTTCCGGTAGTTCTGGCAGGCGTGAGAACGGCGGCCGTTCAGGCGGTGGGCAACACTACGATGGCAGCTCTCATTGGTGCGGGGGGTCTTGGTGTTTTCGTCTTTCAGGGGCTTGGTCAGGCCGCAATGGATCTAGTGCTGCTAGGGGCGTTGCCGATCGTGGCTCTCGCGCTGATAGTCGATTCTCTTATGCAGTTGCTGATAGCTATTCTGACGCCCAGAGGGCTTGTTTCGGAGGGAGCCGATGATTAG
- a CDS encoding ABC transporter ATP-binding protein, which produces MIRFEKVTKEYDEETVAVKDITFEIPSRELTVLIGPSGCGKTTTLKMINRIIRPTAGRILIDGSDVTEMDIRQLRRGIGYVIQNVGLFPHMSVKDNIATVPKLLKWERSKIDVRVEELLQLVGLEPKSYANKLPKELSGGEAQRVGVARALAADPPIILMDEPFGAVDPLTRVRLQDEFARIQEELHKTIVFVTHDIDEAIRLADKIAVMKGGRILQFDTPEEILARPVEKFVHDFMGSDRALKRLSRIPVLEYIEKSETIDINGGWEQLGVTKEEFVWALDDRKKLIGWVDVSHSSRELPLREALTEMLEEEILSPDSTVKEALSRMLESGTMALPVVERSGHFLGQISLSKIQELTKSDREEE; this is translated from the coding sequence ATGATTAGATTCGAGAAAGTTACAAAGGAATACGATGAAGAGACCGTAGCCGTAAAAGATATTACGTTCGAGATTCCTTCGAGAGAGCTTACAGTTCTTATCGGGCCGTCTGGATGCGGGAAGACAACGACTCTCAAGATGATAAACCGTATAATCAGACCTACAGCCGGCAGGATTCTCATAGACGGCAGCGATGTAACTGAGATGGATATCAGGCAGCTCAGGAGAGGAATAGGCTACGTCATCCAGAATGTGGGACTCTTTCCCCACATGTCGGTTAAGGACAACATCGCCACCGTGCCCAAACTGCTGAAGTGGGAGAGATCGAAGATCGACGTTCGGGTGGAAGAATTGCTTCAGCTGGTCGGACTGGAGCCGAAGTCCTACGCAAACAAGCTTCCCAAAGAGTTGTCGGGCGGCGAAGCCCAGAGGGTGGGAGTTGCGAGAGCTCTTGCAGCAGATCCGCCGATAATTCTAATGGACGAACCTTTCGGGGCGGTCGACCCTCTTACGAGAGTCAGGCTTCAGGATGAATTTGCCAGAATTCAGGAGGAACTGCACAAAACAATTGTCTTCGTGACTCACGATATAGATGAGGCGATAAGACTGGCAGATAAAATTGCCGTTATGAAAGGGGGAAGAATTCTCCAGTTCGACACGCCCGAAGAGATTCTCGCAAGGCCGGTAGAGAAGTTCGTTCATGATTTCATGGGCTCCGACAGGGCTCTGAAGAGGCTCTCGAGAATTCCCGTTCTTGAGTACATAGAGAAAAGCGAAACGATAGACATTAACGGCGGCTGGGAGCAGCTGGGTGTCACAAAAGAGGAATTCGTCTGGGCGCTGGACGATAGGAAGAAACTCATCGGATGGGTAGATGTTTCTCATTCCAGCAGAGAGCTTCCGCTCAGAGAAGCTCTGACTGAGATGCTGGAGGAAGAGATTTTGAGCCCCGACAGCACAGTGAAGGAAGCGCTCTCGAGAATGCTTGAAAGCGGAACTATGGCTCTGCCGGTCGTTGAGAGATCGGGCCATTTTCTAGGCCAGATAAGTCTATCGAAAATTCAGGAGTTGACCAAGAGTGACAGAGAAGAAGAGTAG
- a CDS encoding ABC transporter permease, producing the protein MTEKKSRVISWIILGIFLLAFILLISNMALWESFLRWLFPEEREVLHPRGTLLELVGEHLWMVIVSSGLATVIGISIGVLVTRPLGRQYLPLVSNLSSLGQTFPPVAVLALAVPLLGFGFKPTVAALLLYGFLPIVRNTITGIENIPSEVREAAYGMGMSSWQVLFKIELPLALKVIMSGIRISVVINIGTATVGATIGAGGLGSPITAGLVSENPAFILEGAIPAALLAFSADSLLGNIEKSFSSE; encoded by the coding sequence GTGACAGAGAAGAAGAGTAGAGTCATATCCTGGATAATCCTTGGGATATTTCTTCTGGCATTCATTCTGCTCATATCCAACATGGCTCTCTGGGAGAGCTTTCTAAGATGGCTCTTTCCGGAAGAGAGGGAGGTTCTTCACCCCAGGGGTACCCTGCTGGAACTGGTTGGCGAACACCTGTGGATGGTGATTGTCTCGAGCGGACTTGCAACTGTAATAGGTATTTCGATTGGCGTTCTTGTTACGAGGCCGCTAGGAAGGCAGTATCTGCCACTCGTCTCCAATCTCAGCTCTCTCGGACAGACCTTTCCGCCCGTTGCGGTGCTTGCCCTTGCTGTTCCTCTTCTTGGATTCGGGTTCAAGCCCACGGTCGCCGCTCTGCTCCTGTATGGATTTCTACCTATCGTAAGAAACACGATAACCGGTATAGAGAATATCCCCTCCGAAGTTCGCGAAGCGGCTTACGGTATGGGTATGTCTTCCTGGCAGGTACTCTTCAAGATCGAGCTTCCTCTCGCTCTAAAGGTTATTATGTCGGGAATACGGATATCTGTTGTTATAAATATCGGGACGGCGACCGTCGGAGCCACTATAGGAGCCGGCGGACTTGGATCGCCCATAACGGCGGGGCTTGTGTCGGAGAATCCCGCCTTCATACTGGAAGGAGCCATTCCTGCCGCCCTTCTTGCCTTTTCGGCCGATTCGCTGCTGGGGAATATAGAGAAGAGCTTTTCCTCGGAGTAA
- a CDS encoding mechanosensitive ion channel, which yields MVDIFAGWFSALGLSETFDLVLANIVVGIIMIVVAFLSKYIFEKVLIKPIELIVRKSAFKWDDYLIKHKLLYKIALMIPAIVIALFARAFPAIESLIYKLVTTYLIFIAAVVVDAFLDVFTSAYQSLETSRDKPIKSYMTVVKIMIYIVAGVIAVSVLTGISPWGILSGIGAMTAVLLVVFRDSLLGLVASIQISKNNLVSIGDWIEVPKFQADGDVIDITLTTIRIQNWDKTITTIPSYALISESFKNWKGMFQAGGRRIKRSVFIDNSSIRFLDDELYDRLYRIEILRPYLESRKKEIEEFNRKNEIDVSEPVNGRRMTNIGTFRAYLTAYLRNHPGTNKDMIIMVRQLQAADTGLPLEIYCFSKDTSWVNYESLQSDIFDHIFASMPHFGLRLFQNPSGRDVRALGDLFVSGKISVPRPSSGGSSAINNHEDRPLDHQQ from the coding sequence GTGGTAGACATCTTTGCCGGGTGGTTTTCGGCCCTCGGACTCAGCGAGACTTTTGACTTGGTACTTGCCAACATAGTTGTTGGAATAATCATGATAGTCGTGGCCTTCTTATCCAAATACATCTTCGAAAAGGTCCTGATTAAACCCATTGAGCTTATTGTGAGAAAATCTGCATTCAAATGGGACGATTATCTGATAAAGCACAAACTTCTCTATAAGATAGCACTGATGATACCTGCAATAGTCATCGCTCTCTTCGCCCGTGCATTCCCTGCGATAGAGAGCTTGATCTACAAGCTGGTTACGACATACCTGATATTCATTGCGGCTGTAGTTGTCGACGCCTTCCTTGACGTCTTCACAAGCGCCTACCAGTCTCTAGAAACCTCCAGAGATAAGCCGATAAAGAGCTATATGACCGTAGTCAAGATCATGATCTACATAGTGGCCGGAGTCATCGCGGTATCCGTGCTGACCGGAATCTCTCCATGGGGGATTCTGAGTGGGATCGGAGCAATGACGGCCGTTCTTCTGGTAGTTTTCAGAGATTCGCTACTGGGACTGGTCGCCAGCATTCAGATCTCGAAGAACAATCTCGTCAGCATAGGCGACTGGATAGAGGTTCCGAAATTTCAGGCCGACGGAGACGTTATAGACATTACACTTACGACGATCAGGATCCAGAACTGGGACAAGACAATAACCACAATTCCCTCCTACGCCTTAATCTCGGAATCCTTCAAGAACTGGAAGGGGATGTTTCAGGCCGGGGGAAGGCGGATCAAGAGATCGGTATTCATAGACAACTCCTCGATTCGCTTTTTGGATGACGAGTTGTACGATAGACTCTACAGAATCGAGATTCTCAGGCCTTATCTCGAAAGCAGGAAGAAAGAGATAGAGGAATTCAACAGGAAGAACGAGATAGATGTGAGCGAACCGGTCAATGGCAGAAGGATGACGAATATCGGGACCTTCAGGGCATATCTGACCGCATATCTACGGAACCATCCCGGAACCAACAAAGACATGATAATCATGGTAAGACAGCTTCAAGCGGCAGATACCGGCCTTCCTCTTGAGATCTACTGTTTCAGCAAGGATACTTCCTGGGTAAACTATGAATCATTACAGTCTGACATCTTCGATCATATTTTTGCCTCCATGCCCCACTTCGGGCTAAGGCTCTTCCAGAACCCCTCGGGGAGAGACGTGAGGGCACTCGGCGATCTCTTCGTGAGCGGCAAAATTTCCGTTCCACGTCCTTCAAGCGGCGGCTCCTCCGCAATCAACAATCACGAGGATAGACCGCTCGATCATCAGCAGTAG
- a CDS encoding M48 family peptidase: MTSFETIFLLVVYVIAFFELYLLSLNHRNAKLSKVSLPDNLRDVFNDDLIEKSVKYTRAKGTIVMVSSIVNLLVLSLGIFWAFRAIESLSTKLAEGFAVRGLIFFISIAAISFAISLPFSVYSTFVLENRYGFNRTTPRTFVIDKLKVLLLVALIGIPLMYLALLAIDSFTYWWVYLLIGVIAFEFLTQLIFPTIILPLFYKLKPLEDEDLMKRIRAIAEKSGFAVKSILVMDASRKTGHTNAFFTGIGRAKRIVLYDSLLEKHSSEEIEAIFAHEAGHFKRKHILKGMLLSNAVTVFAVFLLWLIVESDTATGMFGISEKYTILLYAGIFLSSVFTVLDWIDSFISRKWEFEADSYAAQITGNPQPMIGALKNLSVSNLSNLSPHPMYAALYYSHPPSWERIEKLNTMVSNIDERKSRG; the protein is encoded by the coding sequence ATGACTAGCTTTGAGACAATCTTTCTTCTCGTTGTCTATGTAATCGCTTTCTTCGAACTCTATTTGCTGTCCCTCAACCATAGAAATGCTAAGCTTTCTAAGGTCTCACTTCCAGATAACTTGCGAGACGTCTTCAATGATGATCTCATCGAAAAGTCTGTGAAATATACGAGAGCCAAGGGAACTATTGTTATGGTCTCTTCTATCGTAAACCTTCTGGTACTGAGTTTGGGGATCTTCTGGGCATTCAGGGCAATCGAATCTCTTTCGACGAAATTGGCGGAGGGCTTTGCGGTGCGCGGCCTCATCTTTTTCATCTCGATCGCCGCGATTTCTTTCGCAATCTCTCTCCCCTTTTCGGTTTACTCGACATTCGTTTTGGAGAACAGATATGGCTTCAATCGGACGACACCAAGGACTTTTGTTATAGATAAACTGAAAGTCCTGCTTCTGGTTGCGCTAATCGGAATTCCGCTCATGTATCTTGCGCTTCTCGCTATCGACTCGTTTACGTACTGGTGGGTCTACTTGCTTATCGGAGTGATTGCATTTGAGTTTCTCACCCAGCTGATCTTCCCCACAATCATTCTTCCCCTCTTCTACAAGCTGAAGCCTCTTGAAGATGAGGACCTTATGAAAAGGATTAGAGCGATTGCCGAGAAATCCGGTTTCGCGGTCAAATCGATCCTCGTTATGGATGCATCGAGAAAAACCGGCCACACAAATGCCTTTTTCACGGGCATCGGAAGAGCAAAGAGGATAGTCCTTTACGACAGCCTCCTCGAGAAGCATTCTTCTGAAGAGATAGAGGCGATCTTCGCCCATGAGGCCGGTCACTTCAAGCGTAAACACATACTCAAGGGGATGTTATTATCTAACGCGGTTACGGTTTTCGCCGTATTCCTTCTATGGTTGATCGTTGAAAGCGACACAGCTACCGGCATGTTTGGTATCTCAGAGAAATACACGATTCTGCTTTATGCGGGGATCTTCCTGTCTTCGGTCTTCACGGTTCTTGACTGGATAGACTCGTTCATAAGCAGGAAGTGGGAATTTGAGGCCGACAGTTATGCGGCGCAGATTACCGGTAATCCGCAACCGATGATCGGAGCCCTTAAGAACCTCTCAGTGTCGAATCTGTCGAATCTCAGCCCACATCCTATGTACGCTGCCCTGTATTACTCGCATCCGCCATCATGGGAGCGAATTGAAAAGCTGAACACAATGGTCTCTAATATAGACGAAAGAAAGAGTAGGGGGTGA
- a CDS encoding D-cysteine desulfhydrase family protein: MKLKFINCVTPVSRLEWVEEYLDLPFELFCKHDELTGFITSGNKIRKLEYLLKDALEKKADTVFTCGGIQSNHCRATAMAARSLGIQPVLFLRGRPMEIPQGNVLLDTMAGSDIHYVTKEEYSRIDEIFATKKEEYEKKGSKVYLIPEGGSNALGARGYVDAVKELSGQINLDHVEAIFTAVGSAGTYAGILAGLRTLGYNAEVIGINVTKDPSSLFLEKTKRLIGEMKEYGIDVSIDDGEIKIVDDFSGPAYAVPSEEDIELIKSLARERAFFLDPVYTAKAFRGMLQISKERFAGKRVVFIHTGGLFKLFDNPATYIK; the protein is encoded by the coding sequence TTGAAACTGAAGTTCATTAACTGTGTGACGCCTGTAAGCAGGCTTGAATGGGTTGAGGAGTACCTCGACCTTCCGTTTGAACTTTTCTGTAAGCATGATGAGTTGACCGGCTTCATCACGAGCGGAAACAAGATCAGAAAGCTCGAGTATCTTCTAAAAGATGCTCTGGAAAAGAAAGCAGATACGGTATTCACTTGCGGGGGCATTCAGTCGAATCACTGCAGGGCGACTGCGATGGCGGCGAGATCGCTTGGAATACAGCCGGTTCTCTTCCTCAGGGGAAGGCCGATGGAGATTCCTCAAGGGAACGTCCTTCTAGACACCATGGCCGGAAGCGACATCCATTACGTGACCAAGGAGGAGTATTCGAGAATAGATGAGATCTTCGCCACGAAGAAGGAAGAATACGAGAAGAAGGGCAGCAAAGTCTACCTGATCCCCGAGGGCGGCTCAAACGCGCTTGGCGCAAGGGGATATGTGGACGCCGTCAAAGAACTGTCGGGCCAGATAAATCTCGATCATGTTGAAGCCATCTTCACGGCGGTCGGCAGCGCCGGAACCTATGCGGGAATTCTGGCTGGGCTCAGGACGCTGGGTTACAACGCCGAAGTCATAGGTATTAACGTCACGAAGGATCCTTCCTCACTCTTCCTGGAAAAGACAAAGAGACTTATTGGGGAGATGAAAGAGTACGGAATAGATGTATCGATAGACGACGGAGAGATCAAGATAGTCGATGACTTCTCGGGACCCGCTTATGCCGTGCCTTCGGAAGAGGATATAGAACTTATAAAGAGCCTAGCCAGGGAGCGAGCCTTCTTTCTCGACCCAGTTTATACGGCCAAGGCCTTCAGGGGAATGCTTCAGATCTCAAAGGAAAGATTTGCCGGGAAGAGGGTCGTCTTTATTCATACCGGAGGGCTGTTCAAGTTGTTCGACAATCCGGCTACTTACATAAAGTAA